The following proteins are encoded in a genomic region of Acidobacteriota bacterium:
- a CDS encoding NAD(P)H-quinone oxidoreductase, which produces MQAVYITEFGTPENLEIREIPDPATPQNTQVLVRVKTAGLNRADLLQVAGLYPPPAGYSNNIPGLEFAGEVVEVGNHVCKWKAGDRVFGIVAGESQAELLLIDEALLAQIPENLSFIHAAAVPEAFITAHDAVFTLGGLSEGKTLLIHAVGSGVGLAGLQIAKAKGATVLGTSRTAQKLERCSEFGLDLGIATSETKFAEAVLEKTGGRGVDVILDLVGGAYFELNLASLAMKGRLILVGLTSGRMAQFNLGIALQKRASIIGTTLRGRSNEEKAEATSYFVDDVLPMLIAGTVEPNVDRVYPVNDVVAAYNYLKSNESFGKVVLEF; this is translated from the coding sequence ATGCAAGCCGTATATATCACCGAATTTGGAACTCCCGAAAACCTCGAGATCCGTGAGATCCCCGATCCGGCAACCCCCCAAAACACGCAGGTTCTTGTCCGCGTGAAGACCGCCGGCCTCAATCGAGCCGATCTGCTCCAAGTCGCTGGGTTGTACCCGCCGCCAGCCGGATATTCGAATAATATTCCAGGCCTTGAATTCGCCGGCGAGGTTGTTGAAGTCGGAAATCACGTTTGCAAATGGAAAGCGGGTGACCGAGTTTTTGGCATCGTTGCCGGAGAATCGCAGGCTGAGCTTTTGCTCATCGACGAGGCTCTGTTAGCTCAAATTCCGGAGAACCTGAGTTTCATCCACGCTGCCGCAGTGCCCGAGGCGTTCATCACCGCGCACGACGCGGTCTTCACTCTCGGCGGCCTCAGTGAAGGCAAAACTCTGCTTATTCACGCCGTCGGTTCCGGTGTCGGACTTGCCGGTTTGCAAATCGCCAAGGCGAAAGGAGCAACGGTCCTCGGCACCTCACGAACCGCTCAAAAGCTAGAGAGATGTTCCGAGTTCGGGCTCGATCTTGGCATCGCAACTTCGGAAACCAAATTTGCCGAAGCTGTTCTTGAGAAAACCGGCGGACGCGGAGTCGATGTAATTCTCGACCTCGTCGGTGGGGCGTATTTTGAACTAAATCTCGCCAGCTTAGCTATGAAAGGCCGCCTGATACTTGTCGGCCTCACTTCGGGTCGAATGGCTCAATTCAACCTCGGGATCGCGCTTCAAAAACGTGCGAGTATTATTGGCACGACGCTTCGCGGCCGCTCAAACGAAGAAAAGGCTGAAGCCACAAGTTACTTTGTCGACGACGTTTTACCAATGCTCATCGCCGGCACGGTCGAGCCTAATGTCGACCGTGTCTATCCCGTCAATGACGTTGTTGCTGCTTATAATTATTTGAAGTCCAACGAGAGTTTTGGAAAGGTCGTGCTGGAATTTTAA
- a CDS encoding TolC family protein, with product MALLIAAGSEALAQSPTPTPAVSDVQNVAPENILGVPEVAAKYSSDDRSLPDLGRVGVDMTDQKPLTLREAIELALENNRDIEVARKSSAIAEWDLRSTGGIFQPRLSGQSYYERATTPNVSIFSNNQKTTQGSFIANATVQGYLPRFGTVLAGTFNNSRVTTDNPISILSPQYNSSLGFSLTQPLFRGRKFDAGRRTIEIAKRNIELTDTQFRQRSIEVVAAVEKAYWDLAYALRNLQVQRDGVRDAKSQLEHNRRLVEEGQLAPIDIVAAETQVANFEQAVYDALNIVNTTENVVKSLISPNRNNSIWRQALTPVESVEKEIPRTTLPEAMDLALGNRPEMEINKVQKDINLLDQRLYRDQKKPQIDFTAGYTSAGVGGSQNPGFNPTFPGPCTTVPPDPVGCAQQQENLALLTGSPFRGVFANRYPVLRFGINFNIPLFGDKTANAQLGRAKVEAERINTQREQIEQGIQVEVRNALQSVRTSEGRLRAAAIARENTAKQYESEQRKLDEGQSDIYKVLERQTALAAARSNELRARTELNKAIAELERATGNSLKANDIEAKIK from the coding sequence TTGGCATTGCTGATTGCAGCCGGCAGCGAGGCTCTGGCTCAGAGCCCGACGCCGACGCCTGCCGTGAGCGACGTCCAAAATGTCGCGCCGGAAAATATCTTAGGAGTTCCCGAGGTCGCTGCAAAATACAGTTCGGATGATCGTTCGCTTCCGGATCTTGGCCGCGTTGGCGTCGATATGACGGACCAAAAACCGCTCACATTGCGCGAAGCGATCGAGCTCGCACTCGAAAACAACCGCGATATCGAAGTCGCTCGCAAATCATCGGCGATCGCCGAATGGGACCTTCGCAGCACCGGCGGAATCTTTCAGCCGAGGCTTTCGGGCCAGTCGTACTACGAACGGGCGACGACGCCGAACGTCAGTATTTTCAGCAATAATCAGAAGACCACGCAGGGTTCATTCATCGCCAACGCGACGGTGCAGGGATACCTTCCGCGATTTGGTACGGTCCTGGCGGGAACATTTAACAATTCCCGCGTGACCACGGATAATCCGATCAGCATCCTGAGCCCGCAATATAATTCGAGTCTTGGATTTTCGCTTACTCAGCCTTTGTTCAGAGGACGGAAATTCGACGCTGGACGCCGAACTATCGAAATCGCCAAACGCAATATTGAACTGACCGATACGCAGTTTCGCCAGCGTTCGATCGAGGTTGTTGCGGCGGTTGAGAAAGCGTATTGGGATCTTGCCTACGCGCTCCGAAACTTACAGGTGCAACGTGACGGCGTTCGCGACGCCAAGTCTCAGCTCGAACATAACCGCCGCCTCGTCGAGGAGGGCCAACTTGCTCCGATCGACATAGTTGCCGCCGAAACGCAGGTCGCTAATTTTGAACAAGCTGTTTATGACGCGTTAAACATTGTGAACACGACCGAAAATGTCGTCAAAAGCCTGATCTCACCAAACCGCAATAATTCGATATGGCGGCAGGCCTTGACCCCGGTCGAAAGCGTCGAAAAAGAGATACCAAGGACCACACTGCCCGAGGCAATGGACCTTGCGCTCGGAAACAGGCCCGAGATGGAGATCAATAAGGTCCAGAAAGATATCAATCTGCTCGACCAACGACTCTATCGAGATCAGAAAAAACCCCAGATCGACTTCACCGCCGGTTATACATCGGCCGGCGTCGGCGGCAGCCAAAATCCGGGCTTTAATCCCACGTTTCCAGGGCCGTGTACGACAGTGCCGCCCGACCCTGTTGGCTGTGCTCAGCAGCAAGAGAATCTTGCTTTGCTCACGGGCAGCCCATTTCGCGGTGTTTTTGCTAACAGATATCCGGTTCTGCGGTTCGGCATCAATTTCAACATTCCTCTTTTCGGCGATAAGACCGCGAATGCCCAACTTGGGCGAGCAAAAGTCGAGGCGGAACGCATTAACACGCAGCGGGAACAGATCGAACAAGGCATCCAGGTCGAAGTTCGAAATGCGCTCCAATCGGTCCGCACTTCGGAAGGCCGCCTACGAGCAGCCGCGATCGCTCGTGAGAACACGGCAAAACAATATGAATCGGAGCAGCGAAAGCTCGACGAAGGCCAATCAGATATTTACAAAGTGCTCGAACGACAAACCGCCCTCGCCGCCGCACGCAGTAACGAGCTTCGCGCCCGCACCGAGCTTAACAAAGCCATTGCCGAACTAGAACGTGCAACGGGCAACTCACTTAAAGCAAATGATATCGAAGCTAAGATTAAATAA
- a CDS encoding efflux RND transporter permease subunit, translated as MLEPKSESDSHYTGWFRAVDRFYTYLLRFSMGHRWVIVTLCILVFLSIVPLFTYVGKNFLPVDDQSQFEVTVRAPEGSSISATSQIFERIASEIRKMPGVTDTLSTVGGGQAQVVNSGSIYVKLSDIKARTKSQEDLMAATRDLLKNFPADLRTGVQPVQAFSGGGFRSANVQFLIAGPDLKKLEEYSTKIMEKMKSIPDAVDVDSTLVSGKPEVQLEIDRDTAADLGVRVGDISQALNTLVAGQQATTFNAGTDQYEVRVRAINSFRSDTEGLSRMIVPSAKVGWVTLDRVVKPKPGTGPSSVDRTNRQRQVTLLANTRPGGSAASITSAIDSYIKELNLPKGYRTGYVGQSKEMGKAGFYFLLAFALSFIFMYIVLAAQFESFIHPVTILLTLPLSVPFGIFSLLVAGQTVNIFSGLGLLLLFGVVKKNAILQIDHTNGLRSKGMNRYEAIIQANRDRLRPILMTTIALVAGMIPLVVSTGAGSGTNRSIGVLVVGGQSLCLLLTLLAVPVFYSIFDDLAEMRLFRYVNRFATWIFGGAKRKFSTAASSLLSKQ; from the coding sequence ATGCTCGAACCAAAGAGCGAATCCGACAGCCATTACACCGGTTGGTTCCGTGCTGTAGATCGTTTTTACACCTATTTGCTTCGATTTTCGATGGGTCATCGCTGGGTTATCGTGACGCTCTGCATCCTCGTGTTCTTGAGCATCGTTCCGTTATTCACATATGTCGGTAAGAACTTTTTACCGGTAGACGACCAGTCGCAATTTGAGGTCACGGTGCGCGCCCCCGAGGGTTCGAGTATAAGTGCAACGTCGCAGATCTTCGAACGCATCGCTTCCGAGATCCGTAAAATGCCGGGCGTTACCGATACGCTATCAACCGTCGGCGGAGGGCAGGCTCAGGTCGTTAACTCGGGCTCGATCTACGTTAAGTTAAGCGATATCAAAGCCCGCACAAAATCGCAGGAAGATCTCATGGCCGCCACGCGAGATCTGCTCAAGAATTTTCCGGCCGATCTCCGAACCGGCGTTCAGCCCGTGCAGGCATTCTCAGGCGGGGGATTTCGCAGTGCGAACGTTCAGTTCCTGATAGCCGGCCCCGATCTCAAAAAGCTCGAAGAGTATTCGACAAAGATCATGGAGAAGATGAAGTCGATCCCGGATGCTGTCGACGTCGACTCAACGCTCGTGAGCGGCAAGCCCGAGGTTCAGCTCGAGATCGATCGCGATACGGCCGCGGATCTGGGTGTTCGGGTGGGCGATATCTCGCAAGCACTGAATACGCTTGTTGCCGGACAACAGGCGACCACATTCAACGCCGGTACTGATCAATACGAGGTGCGAGTACGGGCGATAAATTCGTTCCGATCAGATACCGAAGGGCTGAGCCGAATGATCGTACCGTCGGCAAAGGTCGGTTGGGTCACGCTCGACCGCGTAGTGAAGCCAAAACCCGGTACGGGGCCGAGTTCGGTAGATCGGACAAATCGACAGCGTCAGGTCACTCTGCTCGCGAACACAAGACCAGGTGGTTCGGCTGCGAGTATTACCTCGGCGATCGACAGCTACATAAAAGAGCTCAATCTGCCGAAAGGCTATCGGACCGGCTATGTTGGCCAGTCTAAGGAAATGGGCAAAGCGGGTTTTTACTTCCTGCTAGCCTTCGCGTTGTCATTCATTTTTATGTACATCGTGCTGGCGGCTCAGTTCGAGTCGTTCATCCACCCGGTCACAATCTTGCTGACTCTGCCGCTCTCGGTACCATTCGGCATTTTTAGCCTGCTCGTCGCCGGGCAGACGGTAAACATCTTTTCCGGCCTCGGACTGCTACTGCTCTTCGGCGTAGTTAAAAAGAACGCGATCTTGCAGATCGACCACACGAATGGCCTTCGTTCGAAAGGAATGAACCGTTACGAAGCTATCATTCAGGCAAATCGCGATCGTCTCCGTCCGATCCTGATGACAACCATTGCGCTGGTTGCCGGGATGATCCCGCTAGTAGTCTCGACCGGTGCAGGCTCCGGCACTAATCGCTCGATCGGCGTGCTTGTCGTCGGCGGGCAGTCACTTTGTCTGCTGCTCACTTTGCTGGCGGTACCAGTGTTTTATTCGATCTTTGACGATCTTGCTGAGATGCGGCTTTTCCGGTACGTGAACCGGTTCGCGACCTGGATATTCGGTGGGGCAAAACGCAAATTCTCGACCGCCGCGAGCTCGCTGCTTTCGAAGCAGTAA
- a CDS encoding efflux RND transporter permease subunit — protein MQWLAEVCVKRPVFATMLILSLVVVGAFSFLSLGVDLFPKIDFPTITITVINPGASPQEMETEVTEKIEEAVNTISGIDELRSSSVEGITQVFVQFVLEKDVNVAAQEVENRVQTVIPNLPETAEQPTVQKLDTDAAPVLRISVSAPKSLRDVTEVAKNQIKERIESINGVGQITIIGGAERQINVWVDPDKMRSYNVTPAEVSGALKIQNMEFPSGRLDEGQKETSVRTVGKIQKPEEFNNIVVATRGTYQVKVKDIGYVEDGAEEVRSEARLNGSPAVTLIVAKQSGQNTVAVAHEIKERLKEIEPTLPPGFQMRIIGDNSVFIENSLHAIEEHLVVGSILAAIVVFFFLWSFRTTFIAALAIPTSIISTFGLMYAMGYTLNSITMLSLTLMVGIVIDDAIVVLENIYRFVEEKGMNPFQAAIEGTREIGMAVLATTLSLMAVFVPIGFMQGIVGRFMSSFGLTASFAVLVSLIVSFTLTPMLAARLIKHKKEKKAKEIEEIKATECSNQRANPTAITPVGSVL, from the coding sequence ATGCAATGGCTTGCTGAAGTTTGTGTAAAGCGTCCGGTTTTTGCCACGATGTTGATCCTGTCGCTCGTGGTTGTCGGTGCATTTTCGTTTTTGAGCCTCGGCGTGGATCTATTTCCGAAGATCGACTTCCCGACAATTACCATCACGGTGATCAATCCCGGTGCTTCGCCCCAGGAAATGGAGACCGAGGTCACAGAAAAGATTGAAGAGGCAGTCAACACAATTTCCGGTATCGACGAACTCCGCTCCAGCTCGGTCGAAGGCATCACACAGGTATTCGTCCAGTTTGTTCTTGAAAAGGACGTGAACGTTGCAGCTCAGGAGGTTGAGAATCGCGTCCAAACGGTGATTCCAAACTTGCCGGAGACCGCCGAACAGCCGACAGTACAAAAGCTCGACACAGACGCCGCACCTGTTCTGCGCATTTCAGTTTCCGCCCCGAAATCACTTCGTGATGTGACAGAGGTCGCCAAGAACCAGATCAAGGAACGCATCGAATCGATCAACGGAGTTGGCCAGATCACCATCATTGGTGGAGCCGAACGGCAGATCAATGTCTGGGTAGATCCTGACAAAATGCGTTCGTACAACGTAACTCCGGCCGAAGTTTCGGGTGCCTTAAAGATTCAGAACATGGAGTTCCCTTCGGGGCGGCTGGACGAGGGGCAAAAGGAAACGAGCGTCCGCACAGTCGGAAAGATCCAGAAGCCAGAGGAATTTAACAACATCGTTGTGGCCACTCGCGGCACTTATCAGGTTAAGGTCAAGGATATCGGCTACGTCGAAGACGGCGCCGAAGAAGTTCGGTCCGAGGCCCGCCTCAACGGATCGCCGGCCGTAACACTCATCGTCGCAAAGCAGTCGGGCCAGAACACCGTTGCAGTTGCCCATGAGATAAAAGAGCGCCTCAAAGAGATCGAACCTACACTGCCGCCGGGCTTCCAAATGAGGATCATCGGTGACAACTCCGTGTTTATCGAAAACTCGCTCCATGCGATCGAAGAGCACCTTGTGGTCGGATCGATCCTCGCGGCGATCGTGGTCTTCTTCTTTCTATGGAGTTTCCGAACGACCTTTATTGCCGCACTTGCGATCCCTACTTCCATCATTTCGACTTTCGGATTGATGTACGCGATGGGCTACACACTCAATTCGATCACGATGCTTTCGCTTACGCTGATGGTCGGTATCGTCATCGATGACGCGATCGTTGTGCTTGAGAACATATATCGCTTTGTCGAAGAAAAGGGCATGAACCCATTCCAAGCGGCGATCGAGGGCACACGTGAGATCGGTATGGCGGTACTAGCAACGACGCTTTCGCTGATGGCAGTTTTTGTGCCGATCGGATTTATGCAGGGCATAGTCGGCCGCTTTATGTCGAGTTTTGGTTTGACGGCATCGTTTGCGGTTTTGGTCTCGTTGATCGTGTCATTTACGCTCACGCCAATGCTAGCGGCTCGCTTGATCAAACATAAGAAAGAGAAGAAAGCTAAGGAAATCGAAGAAATAAAGGCGACGGAATGCTCGAACCAAAGAGCGAATCCGACAGCCATTACACCGGTTGGTTCCGTGCTGTAG
- a CDS encoding efflux RND transporter periplasmic adaptor subunit: MRVKKASTTLAISVLTAVLTAAGCGSKTANTNANASNQPTTVDVTTTQAVSRPIPTYFEATGNLASDAQTDVAPVVAGKVLEVNFDVGSYVTKGSIMVKLDPRDAQIRLEQAEAQVVQQRRAVDTAIAALRQAQIRLGLKDGQSFNIETFSQVKSVNANLTLAEKELARTQRLFDTGDVSKSILDQRRATRDSLLGQLDEARSNAAVAVRAINSAEAQVAAAKSAVATAQTQVEQARKAVSDTAIYAPISGYVSERTADPGEYLSPQAPNTKIGTIVRTSSLRMRIDVPEQSIGRVAVGQGISLQTSAYPDRNFAGTVVRILPNVNVTARTLVVEAEVDNGEGLLKPGQFATVRITQSKPEPAIMVPVTAVKAEGDINKVYIVKDGAAREVLVQTGLLENGMIQIKTGIAEGDVVATSNVNTLYDGVLVRQMN; encoded by the coding sequence ATGAGAGTTAAGAAAGCAAGTACAACCTTGGCCATCTCGGTCCTGACGGCGGTCCTGACCGCAGCCGGTTGCGGATCGAAAACGGCGAATACGAATGCGAACGCGAGCAACCAGCCAACTACCGTCGATGTGACGACCACACAGGCTGTCAGCCGGCCGATCCCGACCTATTTTGAGGCGACCGGCAATTTGGCGAGCGACGCTCAGACGGATGTCGCCCCTGTCGTGGCGGGCAAGGTTCTCGAAGTCAATTTTGATGTCGGCAGCTACGTCACCAAGGGCAGCATAATGGTCAAACTAGACCCGCGTGACGCTCAGATCAGGCTTGAACAGGCCGAGGCACAGGTCGTTCAGCAGCGTCGTGCGGTAGATACGGCCATCGCGGCACTTAGGCAAGCACAGATCAGACTTGGGCTCAAGGATGGACAATCGTTCAATATAGAGACCTTTTCGCAGGTCAAATCGGTCAACGCGAACCTAACACTGGCGGAAAAGGAACTAGCCCGTACCCAGCGTCTGTTCGATACCGGCGATGTTTCCAAATCGATACTCGATCAACGTCGTGCGACCCGCGATTCGCTGCTTGGCCAACTCGACGAAGCCCGATCGAACGCGGCAGTCGCAGTTAGAGCGATCAATTCGGCAGAAGCCCAGGTCGCCGCCGCAAAATCGGCGGTCGCCACGGCTCAAACTCAGGTCGAACAGGCCCGCAAAGCCGTCAGCGACACCGCGATCTACGCACCGATCAGCGGCTATGTTTCTGAGCGAACCGCCGATCCCGGCGAATACCTTTCGCCACAGGCTCCAAATACAAAGATCGGTACTATCGTTCGGACATCGAGTCTGCGTATGCGTATCGATGTTCCCGAACAATCGATCGGCAGGGTCGCCGTCGGCCAAGGCATCTCACTTCAAACCAGTGCATATCCAGATCGAAATTTTGCCGGAACTGTCGTCCGAATTCTACCGAATGTAAACGTGACCGCCCGTACTCTCGTTGTCGAGGCAGAGGTCGATAACGGCGAAGGTCTACTCAAGCCGGGACAGTTCGCGACCGTCCGGATAACTCAGTCAAAGCCCGAACCGGCCATTATGGTCCCTGTGACGGCTGTTAAAGCCGAAGGCGATATCAACAAGGTCTACATAGTGAAAGACGGTGCCGCACGTGAAGTTCTGGTCCAAACCGGATTGCTAGAAAACGGTATGATCCAGATCAAAACCGGCATCGCCGAGGGCGACGTAGTGGCCACAAGTAATGTCAACACACTGTACGACGGCGTGCTCGTCAGGCAAATGAACTAG
- a CDS encoding TetR/AcrR family transcriptional regulator: MIKDFFKCDHVGRMKGDERREQILQTAVNLFSQRGFKGTTTKEIARVAGVSEAMVFRHFENKDALYGAILDTKGCQDGVHRFPWEENEVLKAAIEQKDDFAVFYNIAFDALKKHQADEGFMRLLFYSALEEHELAERFFHEFIEKIYQFIGSYIEERQRDGAFREMNPRIAVRAFLGMLIHHSLNNILWDKKRVILDISNEDAARNFAEILLRGIRS; the protein is encoded by the coding sequence TTGATCAAAGATTTTTTCAAATGTGACCACGTTGGCCGAATGAAAGGCGACGAACGACGCGAGCAGATCTTACAGACGGCTGTCAACCTGTTTTCGCAGCGAGGTTTTAAGGGCACGACGACCAAAGAGATCGCACGTGTGGCTGGTGTTTCGGAGGCGATGGTATTTCGCCATTTTGAGAACAAGGACGCCCTTTACGGTGCGATCCTCGATACAAAGGGCTGTCAGGACGGTGTTCACCGCTTTCCCTGGGAAGAGAACGAAGTTCTTAAGGCCGCGATCGAACAAAAAGACGACTTTGCCGTATTTTATAACATTGCGTTTGACGCATTGAAAAAACACCAGGCTGACGAGGGCTTTATGCGGCTCTTGTTCTATTCGGCGCTCGAGGAACACGAGCTGGCCGAGCGGTTCTTTCACGAGTTCATCGAAAAGATCTACCAGTTCATCGGCAGCTATATCGAAGAACGTCAGCGTGACGGTGCCTTTCGTGAAATGAACCCGAGGATCGCCGTCCGGGCATTCCTCGGAATGTTGATACACCATTCACTGAACAACATTTTGTGGGATAAGAAGCGTGTGATCCTAGATATCTCGAACGAAGATGCCGCGAGGAATTTTGCAGAGATCCTGCTCCGCGGGATCAGGTCGTAA
- the ftcD gene encoding glutamate formimidoyltransferase, with product MKKLIECVPNFSEGRDITVITQITDVVEKIDGVKLLDVDPGYSTNRTVVTFVGTPDEVAEAAFQAVKKAQELIDMRRHKGDHPRFGATDVLPLIPISGVTMEETAELARKLGERIGTELGFPVYAYENAATEEKRRNLANCREGEYEGLRDKIASAEWKPDFGPTEFNESVARSGAVAVGARDFLIAVNFNLNTTSTRRANAIAFDVREKGRTLREGNPITGKIVKDENGEPVMIPGTLKGTKAIGWYIAEYGIAQVSMNITNLSETPLHVAFDEVSEKARQRGLRVTGLEIVGLVPKKAIIDAGKYYLTKQGRSLGVTEAEIIKIAIKSMGLDDLKPFDPQEKIIEYNIAAEYKTDSLVDMTCRAFADETASESPAPGGGSIAAYMGALGAALATMVANLSSHKAGWDDRWQEFSDWAVKGQQIKDELLSLVDEDTNAFNKVMDAFGLPKTTDEEMAARTAAIQSATRYATEIPFRTMERTFDAFEIIKEMAEHGNPNSASDAGVGALCARAAVMGAYLNVKTNAAGLKDREFADDLVARGAEIERRANELEAEIMAIVNSKF from the coding sequence ATGAAAAAACTAATCGAGTGCGTTCCAAATTTTAGCGAAGGGCGCGATATCACGGTGATCACGCAGATCACCGATGTGGTCGAAAAGATCGATGGCGTTAAGCTGCTGGACGTAGATCCGGGCTACTCGACGAACCGGACGGTCGTGACGTTCGTCGGGACGCCGGACGAGGTCGCCGAGGCGGCTTTTCAGGCTGTCAAAAAGGCTCAGGAACTGATCGACATGCGGCGGCACAAGGGCGATCATCCGAGGTTTGGTGCGACAGATGTGCTGCCGCTGATTCCGATCTCGGGCGTGACAATGGAGGAGACCGCCGAACTCGCTCGTAAATTAGGCGAGCGGATCGGCACCGAACTCGGCTTTCCGGTCTATGCGTATGAGAATGCCGCGACCGAAGAGAAACGCCGGAACCTCGCAAATTGCCGTGAGGGCGAGTATGAAGGGCTAAGGGACAAGATCGCGTCCGCAGAGTGGAAGCCGGATTTTGGGCCGACGGAATTTAATGAGTCGGTCGCGCGATCAGGTGCGGTGGCGGTAGGGGCGAGAGATTTTCTGATCGCGGTCAATTTTAATCTCAACACGACCTCGACTCGCCGAGCGAATGCGATCGCTTTTGACGTTCGTGAGAAAGGCCGCACTTTGCGCGAGGGAAATCCGATCACCGGCAAGATCGTCAAGGATGAGAACGGCGAACCCGTGATGATCCCCGGAACGCTCAAAGGAACCAAAGCGATCGGCTGGTATATCGCGGAATACGGCATCGCACAGGTTTCGATGAATATCACGAATCTGAGCGAGACGCCGCTGCACGTGGCGTTTGACGAGGTGAGCGAAAAGGCACGGCAACGCGGGCTGCGAGTGACGGGGCTCGAGATCGTCGGGCTTGTACCGAAAAAGGCGATCATCGACGCCGGTAAGTATTATCTGACCAAACAGGGCCGCTCGCTCGGCGTGACCGAGGCTGAGATCATCAAGATCGCTATTAAATCGATGGGCCTCGACGACCTCAAGCCGTTCGATCCGCAGGAGAAGATCATCGAATACAACATTGCGGCCGAGTACAAGACGGACAGCCTCGTCGATATGACGTGCCGTGCATTTGCCGACGAAACGGCGTCCGAATCGCCGGCTCCAGGGGGCGGTTCGATCGCGGCATACATGGGAGCTCTCGGCGCGGCCCTCGCGACGATGGTCGCGAACCTCTCGTCGCACAAAGCCGGTTGGGACGACCGCTGGCAGGAGTTTTCAGATTGGGCCGTTAAAGGGCAGCAGATCAAAGACGAACTCTTGTCGTTGGTCGATGAGGACACCAACGCGTTTAACAAGGTGATGGACGCATTCGGCCTGCCGAAGACGACCGACGAGGAAATGGCGGCCCGAACGGCGGCTATTCAATCGGCGACGAGATACGCGACCGAGATACCATTTCGGACGATGGAACGGACATTTGACGCGTTTGAGATCATCAAGGAGATGGCGGAGCACGGCAATCCGAACTCGGCTTCGGACGCCGGAGTCGGTGCGTTGTGTGCCCGTGCGGCTGTGATGGGTGCTTATCTAAACGTCAAGACCAACGCGGCCGGCCTGAAGGATCGCGAGTTTGCCGATGACCTGGTCGCCCGCGGTGCGGAGATCGAACGGCGAGCGAACGAACTTGAAGCCGAGATCATGGCGATCGTTAACTCGAAGTTCTGA
- a CDS encoding DEAD/DEAH box helicase encodes MTFKDLGLLPVYTDKCEQMGYTQPTPIQEQAIPVVLEGRDIMACAETGTGKTAAFLLPILQNLAADKNRRGTSVLILSPTRELANQTEAACRQFAPKGVSCTAIIGGAGYNKQIQALRRGVDIIIATPGRLIDFMDQGMLNFSKLTCLVLDEADRMLDMGFLPAIKRISKVIPAKRQTLFFSATMSNEIERIATPMLEDPVYIEVSPRGKAAMLIEQTAYPVAAQSKTVLLLDLLEKEDFERVLVFTRTKRGADRLAHILEARSHKSNRIHGDRSQSQREAALRSFKSGHTSILVATDVAARGIDIDSVSHVINYDIPEVAEDYVHRIGRTGRAGKTGRAITLFTIAEEHSMRAIEKLTGEKVERVFHPEFGGQMLASVATSSAPGKKNFRQFRQRRHR; translated from the coding sequence ATGACTTTTAAAGATTTAGGCTTGCTGCCGGTTTATACCGACAAATGTGAGCAGATGGGCTATACACAGCCTACACCGATCCAAGAACAGGCTATTCCTGTTGTACTCGAAGGCCGCGACATCATGGCTTGTGCCGAAACCGGTACAGGCAAAACCGCAGCGTTCCTGCTTCCCATACTTCAGAACCTCGCCGCCGATAAGAATCGACGCGGCACGAGCGTTCTCATTCTCTCGCCGACGCGCGAGCTTGCTAACCAGACCGAGGCCGCTTGCCGCCAGTTCGCACCCAAGGGTGTCAGCTGCACGGCGATCATCGGCGGTGCCGGTTATAACAAACAGATCCAGGCCCTTCGCCGCGGTGTTGATATCATCATCGCCACGCCCGGCCGCCTGATCGATTTTATGGACCAGGGAATGCTCAATTTTTCGAAATTGACCTGCCTCGTCCTCGACGAAGCCGACCGCATGCTCGATATGGGCTTTCTGCCGGCGATCAAACGCATCTCTAAGGTAATACCTGCGAAGCGTCAAACACTTTTCTTCTCGGCAACGATGTCGAACGAGATCGAACGTATCGCAACGCCGATGCTCGAAGATCCTGTATACATCGAGGTCAGCCCCCGCGGCAAGGCCGCGATGCTGATCGAACAGACGGCATATCCTGTCGCTGCTCAGTCGAAAACCGTTCTCCTGCTCGACCTGCTCGAGAAAGAAGATTTCGAACGCGTCCTGGTCTTCACCCGCACAAAACGCGGTGCCGACCGTCTCGCACACATCCTGGAGGCTCGTTCGCACAAATCGAACCGCATCCACGGCGACCGTTCACAGTCGCAGCGTGAGGCCGCACTTCGCAGCTTCAAATCGGGCCACACGAGCATCCTCGTCGCTACCGACGTTGCTGCCCGCGGAATCGATATCGATTCGGTCTCGCATGTGATAAACTATGATATACCCGAGGTTGCGGAGGACTACGTCCACCGTATCGGGCGTACCGGACGAGCCGGAAAAACGGGACGTGCGATCACGCTGTTTACGATCGCCGAGGAACATTCGATGCGTGCCATCGAAAAATTGACAGGCGAAAAGGTCGAGCGTGTATTCCACCCCGAATTTGGCGGACAAATGCTCGCTTCGGTTGCGACGAGCTCCGCTCCGGGCAAAAAGAACTTTCGTCAGTTCAGGCAGCGTCGCCATAGATAG